A DNA window from Planktothrix tepida PCC 9214 contains the following coding sequences:
- a CDS encoding DUF4347 domain-containing protein — MKKQIIFIDSTIDNYPSLIEGANKNAEIVILDPDPSGVEQITQALKGLSKIQALHIVSHGSPGHLQLGSDLLNRENLDGFRKPLQQWGKALTKTADILVYGCEVAAGKIGEKFIQHLNQMIGANIAASSQKTGNATLGGDWKLDKTIGSIETPLAFSAVTMKSYAGVLAIKDFDVSSIFSDDVIINYNNGTTDPSQNPFGSPTYALVTQSFATFKAGTNGNGLPDNGLFAANSYHPNIQLGYNNSNDGNNAKILTTNNSSFTFNVTASPYQKIHLFATGTNGSGTINIKFNYSDSSTSTSTATIADIATSITESASSYYLINGLDLSNDTTGSSYWDFNAGKIFGLGLTPDTTKILQSITITRTSGTNTNTWLNFFGATGEYNNSAPVLNAANVSNLTTINEDPTTNPGTLVSTVLSSGFTDANSDPSGIAVTGLSNTSNGTWQFSNNNGSNWTAFGAVTNSSATLLSNTALVRFVPNANFNGNVSLTYRGWDGTSGSNXMAITPVVVRGWEGHCLFIKGMSRLMG, encoded by the coding sequence ATGAAAAAACAAATTATTTTCATTGACTCCACTATCGACAACTACCCAAGCCTAATAGAAGGAGCCAACAAAAACGCAGAAATCGTGATTTTAGACCCAGACCCAAGTGGGGTAGAACAGATCACACAAGCACTCAAAGGCTTATCAAAAATTCAAGCCCTACATATCGTTTCTCACGGAAGCCCCGGTCATTTACAACTCGGTTCAGACCTTCTAAATAGGGAAAATTTAGATGGTTTTAGGAAACCACTTCAGCAGTGGGGAAAAGCCCTAACAAAAACCGCCGATATTTTAGTGTATGGATGTGAAGTAGCAGCCGGAAAAATAGGAGAAAAATTCATCCAGCACCTGAATCAAATGATAGGGGCCAACATAGCAGCATCCAGCCAAAAAACTGGCAATGCGACCCTAGGAGGAGACTGGAAATTAGACAAAACCATCGGGTCAATAGAAACCCCCCTAGCTTTTTCAGCAGTAACAATGAAAAGCTATGCTGGAGTATTAGCAATCAAAGACTTCGATGTTAGCTCAATCTTCAGCGATGATGTCATTATTAACTACAATAACGGCACCACAGACCCCAGCCAAAATCCCTTCGGTTCACCGACATACGCCCTAGTCACTCAGTCTTTTGCCACCTTTAAAGCAGGAACCAATGGCAACGGTTTACCCGACAACGGCTTGTTTGCAGCCAACAGCTACCATCCCAACATTCAACTCGGCTACAATAACAGCAATGACGGCAACAATGCCAAAATCCTCACCACCAACAACTCATCCTTTACCTTTAACGTCACGGCTAGTCCCTACCAAAAAATTCACCTGTTTGCCACCGGGACAAATGGTAGCGGGACAATAAATATAAAATTTAACTATAGCGATAGCAGCACCAGCACCAGTACAGCCACAATTGCCGATATTGCCACTTCAATTACCGAGTCAGCTTCTAGTTACTATCTGATTAATGGACTAGACTTAAGTAACGATACAACCGGCTCAAGTTACTGGGATTTTAATGCTGGAAAAATCTTTGGTTTAGGGTTAACACCCGATACAACGAAAATCCTGCAAAGCATCACCATAACCCGAACCAGTGGCACAAATACAAACACTTGGTTGAACTTTTTTGGAGCAACAGGAGAATACAACAACAGCGCCCCCGTCCTAAATGCAGCTAACGTATCTAATTTAACCACAATTAACGAAGACCCGACAACCAATCCAGGGACATTAGTTTCCACCGTCTTAAGCAGTGGTTTCACCGATGCCAACAGCGACCCCAGTGGCATAGCAGTAACAGGGTTGAGCAATACAAGTAACGGAACTTGGCAGTTTTCTAACAATAACGGCAGCAATTGGACAGCATTTGGGGCAGTAACAAACAGTTCAGCGACTCTTTTAAGTAATACAGCTTTAGTTCGATTTGTTCCCAATGCCAACTTTAACGGCAATGTCAGCCTCACTTATCGAGGATGGGATGGCACCAGTGGTAGCAATNCGATGGCTATAACTCCGGTGGTGGTGCGGGGATGGGAGGGGCACTGTTTATTTATCAAGGGAATGTCACGGTTGATGGGGTGA
- a CDS encoding FG-GAP repeat domain-containing protein — MGGALFIYQGNVTVDGVKFQGNQARGGNGAGGNQQFGGGIGLQKIAANNGSNGSNGPGGFSDNGRYGDNGGNGSVTTADFDKDGYTDILLTGYDSSDNPISQIYSNNGSGGFSLNTNVSLTGVYRSSVTTADFDKDGYTDILLTGKDSSSNPISKIYSNFLPISDVDTNPTITEAIAITTADKNGTWQYSTDNGTTWTNFPAVSNSKXVKVSYTDLLGTAETVNSSSTSVVTNVNDAPTGTVNITGTATQNQILTATNNLADADGLGTLNYQWQESADNGVTWTNISGATNNTFALSQTQVGKKVQVKVSYTDLLGTAETVNSSPTSVITNINDLPTGNVSITGTATQNQILTATNTLADADGLGTLNYQWQESADNGVTWSDISGATNNTFTLSQTQVGKKVQVKVSYTDLLGTAETVNSSPTSVITNINDLPTGNVSITGTATQNQILTXFIPSNGCDLPATTDQNSWAIN, encoded by the coding sequence ATGGGAGGGGCACTGTTTATTTATCAAGGGAATGTCACGGTTGATGGGGTGAAGTTTCAGGGGAATCAAGCTAGAGGTGGTAATGGCGCAGGGGGCAACCAGCAGTTTGGTGGTGGTATTGGGTTGCAGAAGATAGCAGCTAACAATGGCAGCAACGGCAGCAACGGCCCCGGCGGCTTCAGCGACAACGGCCGCTACGGCGACAACGGCGGCAACGGNTCCGTCACCACAGCCGACTTTGACAAAGATGGGTACACCGACATCCTGCTCACGGGCTACGATAGTTCTGATAACCCCATCAGCCAAATCTATAGCAACAACGGCAGTGGCGGTTTTAGCCTCAACACTAACGTCTCCCTTACCGGTGTTTACCGTAGTTCGGTCACCACAGCCGACTTTGACAAAGATGGGTACACCGACATCCTGCTCACGGGCAAGGATAGTTCTAGTAACCCCATCAGCAAAATCTATAGCAATTTTTTGCCGATATCCGATGTAGACACCAACCCCACCATCACCGAAGCCATCGCGATTACAACTGCCGACAAGAACGGCACCTGGCAATATTCCACCGACAACGGCACAACCTGGACAAACTTCCCCGCCGTCAGCAACAGTAAGGNAGTAAAAGTTAGTTATACTGACCTATTAGGAACAGCAGAAACGGTTAATAGTAGTTCGACTTCTGTGGTTACTAATGTTAACGACGCTCCTACAGGAACAGTTAATATTACAGGAACAGCAACACAAAACCAAATTTTAACCGCCACCAATAACTTAGCAGATGCAGATGGTTTAGGAACATTAAATTATCAATGGCAAGAGTCAGCCGATAATGGAGTCACCTGGACTAATATTAGTGGAGCAACTAATAATACGTTCGCCTTATCTCAAACACAAGTAGGGAAAAAGGTACAAGTAAAAGTTAGTTATACAGACCTATTAGGAACAGCAGAAACCGTTAATAGTAGTCCAACTTCTGTTATTACTAATATTAACGACTTACCCACAGGTAATGTTAGTATTACAGGAACAGCAACACAAAATCAAATTTTAACTGCAACCAATACCTTAGCAGATGCAGATGGTTTAGGCACATTAAATTATCAATGGCAAGAGTCAGCCGATAATGGAGTCACCTGGAGTGATATTAGTGGAGCGACTAATAATACCTTTACCTTATCTCAAACCCAAGTGGGGAAAAAGGTACAGGTCAAAGTTAGTTATACTGACCTATTAGGAACAGCAGAAACGGTTAATAGTAGTCCGACTTCTGTTATTACTAATATTAACGACTTACCCACAGGTAATGTTAGTATTACAGGAACAGCAACACAAAATCAAATTTTAACTNCGTTCATCCCTTCAAATGGGTGCGATCTCCCGGCAACTACTGATCAGAATTCTTGGGCCATTAATTAA
- a CDS encoding calcium-binding protein has product GQDTLLGYGEVDFLSGNLGQDVIYGFLGNDLIYGGADEDWVGGGKDNDLIFGGLGNDTLSGDLGNDTVLGEVGNDLLVGHTGEDLLSGGTGNDNLYGGDDNDLIHGGQGDDFVDGSNGDDLVTGDLGNDTLNGGVGTDSLIGGQGADIFMLNPGENGDFILDFVGGKDLLKLTQNYNFNQLTILQGSGTQAGNTLIQVAANNELLATLIGVPANSITANS; this is encoded by the coding sequence TCGGTCAAGATACCCTACTCGGTTATGGTGAAGTTGATTTCCTCTCAGGAAACCTAGGTCAAGATGTGATTTATGGTTTCCTTGGAAACGACCTAATTTATGGTGGAGCCGATGAAGACTGGGTGGGAGGCGGTAAAGACAATGACCTGATTTTCGGAGGTTTAGGAAACGATACCCTCAGTGGCGATTTAGGCAATGATACGGTATTAGGAGAAGTTGGAAACGACCTGTTAGTTGGTCATACTGGAGAAGATCTGTTGTCAGGAGGTACAGGGAACGATAACCTTTACGGTGGCGACGATAACGATCTGATTCATGGCGGTCAAGGCGACGATTTTGTAGATGGAAGTAACGGCGATGATTTAGTCACAGGAGATTTAGGCAATGATACCCTTAATGGTGGAGTCGGAACAGATTCCCTCATCGGGGGTCAAGGAGCCGATATCTTTATGTTAAATCCGGGTGAAAATGGTGATTTTATCCTAGATTTTGTTGGAGGTAAGGATCTGTTAAAATTGACGCAAAATTATAATTTTAATCAGCTTACCATCCTTCAAGGGAGTGGAACTCAAGCCGGAAATACCTTGATTCAAGTCGCAGCCAATAATGAACTTTTAGCCACTTTAATCGGTGTTCCTGCTAACTCAATTACCGCTAATTC
- a CDS encoding Ig-like domain-containing protein encodes TTQQDIPVTLTPLNNDTDPEGDNLIIESVNNPNNGTVNLNPNTGEVVFTPTPGYIGPASFEYTVNDGNGGTSTATANITVNAPPNQVPTATNDTATT; translated from the coding sequence ACAACTCAACAAGATATTCCTGTCACCTTAACCCCTCTAAATAACGATACTGACCCAGAAGGTGATAATTTAATTATTGAATCCGTTAATAATCCTAATAACGGTACAGTTAACTTAAATCCTAATACCGGAGAAGTTGTATTTACGCCTACACCCGGTTATATTGGCCCTGCAAGTTTTGAATATACTGTCAATGATGGTAATGGGGGAACAAGTACCGCAACTGCTAATATTACGGTGAATGCACCCCCCAACCAAGTCCCCACAGCAACCAACGACACCGCCACAAC
- a CDS encoding DUF4347 domain-containing protein: protein MKKQIIFIDSTIDNYPSLIEGANKNAEIVILDPDPSGVEQITQALKGLSKIQALHIVSHGSPGHLQLGSDLLNGENIDSFKSLLQQWGKALTKTADILVYGCEVAAGKIGXDILLTGSAGYNNRISKIYSNNGSGGFSLNTNVSLPGVYCSSVTTADFDKDGDTDILLTGSDSSNKPISKIYSNNGSGGFSLNTNVSLXRNF, encoded by the coding sequence ATGAAAAAACAAATTATTTTCATTGACTCCACTATCGACAACTACCCAAGCCTAATAGAAGGAGCCAACAAAAACGCAGAAATCGTGATTTTAGACCCAGACCCAAGTGGGGTAGAACAGATCACACAAGCACTCAAAGGCTTATCAAAAATTCAAGCCCTACATATCGTTTCTCACGGAAGCCCCGGTCATTTACAACTCGGTTCAGACCTTCTCAATGGAGAAAATATAGACAGTTTTAAGAGTCTACTTCAGCAGTGGGGAAAAGCCCTAACAAAAACCGCCGATATTTTAGTGTATGGATGTGAAGTAGCAGCCGGAAAAATAGGAGANGACATCCTGCTCACGGGCTCCGCTGGTTATAATAACCGCATCAGCAAAATCTATAGCAACAACGGCAGTGGCGGTTTTAGCCTCAACACCAACGTCTCCCTCCCCGGTGTTTACTGTAGTTCGGTCACCACAGCCGACTTTGACAAAGATGGGGACACCGACATCCTGCTCACGGGCTCCGATAGTTCTAATAAACCCATCAGCAAAATCTATAGCAACAACGGCAGTGGCGGTTTTAGCCTCAACACCAACGTCTCCCTCNTTAGGAACTTTTAA